One Aegilops tauschii subsp. strangulata cultivar AL8/78 chromosome 2, Aet v6.0, whole genome shotgun sequence genomic window, CATGGCTACTTGTGGTGGTGGACGGGGAGTGGAAAGTGGCGGcgacggcggacgggagggggGAAATGTGGACAGGTGGGGTTTTGGTGCCGACGGTCGGCTTAAATAGCCAGGCTAGACACTACACGGCCCGCTGGAGCGTCGCCACGCGGCGCCATCGGTCCGATAGAGGAAACGAGCTTCGGAGCGCCGGGTTTTGGATTGTTTTCGCGTGAGATCCCATCGTCAATCCGATGTGACGGGCGCACCCAAGCGCCCCATATCCGTCTCATATATGGGCTGGATATTAGAGGTGCCGGTCAGTTCGGACATTTGAGGCCCGTTTGAGGCACCCGTCTGAGTTGAATTTTCGTGACTAGTCAATGCCTGGACCGTCCGTCTGAGCGTTTGAGGCCGTTTCTTTTTTGTAGGCAGTCAACAGACAATTAGAGAGCTTAAAATGTTGATTGGTTTCAGTCCGTCAGATAGTCTGATTTAGCGCAGTTCCATGTGTTATTGTTGTACCTTAGTTTTCATTTCTCTTTCATGTACATATTATCACGATTGTTACAGAATCTATAAAAAATACTCCCTGCCAGTCAAAATTAGGGCTAAAAAtgccgaaatcactaattaaggagtactcattgcaaagaacactccaccttcccaggtcacgacaagtggcgcacatgcagcgcgccacttgtcgcaacctgatAGTTTTCCTTTTttgtagatccgtttattcaaaatgttttatctcttaaaccgtgcttccaaatctcaaaccgttttcaccattggattcctcgcgtcgagatctccaaaactagatcccatgttgataggttttgacaaaAAAAAATTCATGAAAAAACCGGACCAAAAAACCGAACGAAAAAACAAAACCGGGAGCACGTTTTTTCCCTTTctgaaagaggcacgcccgtgactctcgcgaaagcacaaccgtgcctctggcgaaagcaaaaccgtgactttcgtgaaaaaaaactaaaaaacgcgtatttttttccctttccaagaggcacggccgtgactctcgcgaaagcacaaccatgcctctcgcggaagcaaaacgtaactctcgcgaaagaaaaaaaaacagaaaacgcgttttgtttttccctttccgagaggcacggccgtgactctcgcgaaagcacaacctgcctctcgcggaagcaaaaccgtgactctcaagaaagaaaaaaaacataaaacgcgtttttttttgtttccaaaaggcacggccgtgactctcgctaaagcacaaccgtgcctctaaAAACCGTGACTTTTCGCAAaagaaaaaaacgcgttttttcacGTAATTTTTTTTTCGAAAATGTTTTTTGGTCGAAAAGTTAAGGAAGACCGGGAGgaaaccaaaacgtcgaaaaaacaaaaaaaaccgtttaaaaagccaaaaacgcgtgcggaaaaataaaaaaacaaaatctagacggagcgtccagagcgcgacacatggcgaatggctgagagcgcgccaagtggcgctgatcgttgcgaggcttccgaaggagcgctcgttaactagttgctctctaGAAATGCCATATCATGTCATCACACATGTCCCCTCAACATTCCAAACTAATCTAACCACACATAACTAGAGATGGATAGGCAGACATCGATCACACACAAAGCTGAAGCGAGTAAACAACCACCGAGATGCAGGTGACCTACCACGCCACCAAGGCACCAAAGTTCAGCCAGATCACTACTACTCCCTCTTGGTGCAGCATTTTGGACTATAAATACCAGCCTTCTTTTATCTCCCAGCCATCACAGCAAGAAGTTGCCTCGCACATTGATACACACCAGAAGCACACAGCATCGATCGACCATGCTGCGCGAGAACACCATGGCCTCCCTTGTCTTCCTCGTGGCGCTGCTGCTCTCATGCAGCTCCATGAGCAGCGCAGCACGGTACCTGGAGGAGGCCGTGCCCAAGAAGGAGTATCCACCACATCCGATCGTCCCGGAGCTGCCAAAGCCCGAGCTCCCGCCGCACCCTGTCGTGCCCGAGCTGCCGAAGCCTGAACCACCTCACCCTCTCATGCCCGAAGTGCCACACCCCGTGGTGCCGGAGTCGCCAAAGGAGCCTGAAGTGCCACACCCCGTGGTGCCGGAGATGCCAAAGCATGAGCTGCCGCCACACCCTGCTATGCCCGAGCTCCCGAAGCCCGAACTACCGCATCCGGCTATGCCCGAGGTGCCAAAGGAACCCGAAGTGCCACACCCCGTCGTACCGGAGGTGCCAAAGGAACATGAACTGCCGCACCCCGTCGTGCCGGAGGTGCCAAAGGAACCAGAAGTGCCACACCCCGTCGTGCCAGAGGTGACAAAGGAACCTAAAGTGCCACACCCTGTCGTGCCGGAGGTACCAAAGGAGCACGAGTTGCCGCACCCTGCCATGCCAGAGTTGCCGAAGCCTGAAATGCCACACCATGCCGTGCCAGAGGTGCCAAAGGAGCCCCATGTGTTGCACCCTGAGGTGCCGAAAGAGCCCGAGTTACCGCACCCTGCTGTGCCAGAGGTCCCGAAGCACGAAATGCCACCGTTCCCCAAAGCCGAGCTGCCCCCAAAGCCTGAATTCCACTTTCCGGAACCTGAGGCCAAGCCATGATCGGACGAGCTACATCCGCATAGTGGCCATTATCTAAGTATTAAACTATATACTATACATGTGTGCGCGCGACGCGTGTGTTACTGTGTGTGTGATTGTTAGAGTATGTACTATACATGTGTGTGTTGTACATGTTCTGCGCTTCAGTTCCTGACGACAGCGTTATGTCTGAGTGGTGTTCCATGGTGGAGCTGCTCAACCTATTGCATACTTCCCTTTACGTGTGTATGCATGATGTATATGATATGTACATGAATAAATATGTTTTCGTGTTTGGAGTTTTTATATTGGATCCTATTTGTGTTTGGATTTGTGCATCACTGAAGAGAGTTCTTATGTTTTGGCTACATTATGCGCTCCGGACAAATTTCTTTCTTGAGCAGACAATTATTTTTTGTCTGTTGTAGTATTACTTAATAGAGAAGGCCTGAAAGCCCAGATTTGATAGAAGCATAAGAAGATATAACACCATCTCTACCCAAAAGCTAGCGCCGGTTTATGATAGTTTTTTTTTTCTTAAAACAgcctttcgccccgctttataaataaagcaaccaACTAGTCCGTACACCGGGTAGCAACTCACTGACATAAAAGTCTTTTTTTGTGTGTGGGAAAGACATAAAAGTCTGTTGGGGGCACAACACAAGCAAGCCCAAATAAAATAGAAGAGAAAAGCAGAAAAAAGACCACCAAGTGGCCATAACATCATAGGGCTGCCGAGGAGCCTAGACGACATGCCGAGTCATGTAGCGCATCCAGCATCTGTCGTAGACGGCCCCGGTCCCGTTGCCTAGCCAACGGGTGCCAATGCTGCAAGAACGCAAGAAAATTGAAGAAAGAGTCAGAGGCCCGTCGCAGAAAGACCCGCTCGATCACCATCTTATTGCGCATCGTCCAAAGCGTCCAAGATATCACAGCAAAAACTAGCTAGAAGAGGCGTCAGTTCCTTCTGGCCTGCCCCGCTCAAGCCCGGAGGAAGCTGGCAAGATTTGAAGCTCCCAATCATGCCCGAGGGCCTCCTGGACAAAGCTCCAAAGCGATTGAGCCACCATCCAAGTAAAGAGGATGTGGGCCCCTGTTTCTGGAACCCCCCACAGGAGGCACAACCATTACCCGGGCCATGCCGCTTGAGCACCTCTGTCCCGATGGGAGGTGATTCCTTAATTATAGTTTCCACACGAAAATCTTCATCTTTAGAGGGAAAGGTGCCTTCCAGAGGGGCGTGGCCCACTCAATTGTTGGCCTATGGCATAGCGCATGGTAAGCCGAAGCCACAGAAAAATCTCCTAGGGGAGACAAGTGCAGAACATGGAGTCCAGGTCTCCCCCGCGCACGGGAGGTAGGGTCGCTTGTAAATTGGACCACTCCAACACCTCCTTCGGCCCAAATGAACGACGAAGCAAGATGCTTCATTGACTTGGACCGCCCGGAGACCAAGAGCAATAGATCATTGCAGTTGGCAAACAAGTTTGGGAACCCCGTGCATAATGGGGTTCCTTCCACCCAACGATCTAACCAAAACATGGCCCCATCATCATTACCAATAGAGAAGGACAACCCCAGGCGAATCTTGTGCTTGATCTTCTGGATCAACTTCCAAAACTGGGAACCCTCCGCGCGTTCGCAAGCTAGGAGTGGCACGCCCCGAAGGTACTTTGCCTGAAGAAGCTACAGCCACATGCCCCcctccactactagggaaaaccttatacacagaatctaaGCAGTAGCGCGGGATAAAAAGGGGGCACTACTGCtacctagcagtagcgcgtggcCAGAACGGGCGCTACTGATAcccacatagcagtagcgcggcaaAACGAAAAAGTGCTACTACTAAAATTGCCCCACCGTTGCCACCAGGCTAAGTTTAGTAGTAGCGCCCCTCCAATAACCGCGCCACTACTAACTAAATAGTAGTAGCGCGTATTTTGGGTAGGGCGCTACAGGTAAGTTTGACCCTAGCCACATGGCGGGgcccacttagcagtagcgcttctcccagggtgaaagcacaagtgctccctgggtgattttggtaattaattatgtcaacatatctcgtgttggactaatattttcatctagtatatttcagggagttcaacaaaggcgtggcatggacaagaggatgagtaaccccttcaagatgctaatgacagaagattggcaaaagctcaagactcttcatttctatttcagtgatccaagatcacattgagtccatagaaaAAGCCAacactattaaaaggggatgaggtgttgcttaatggtctacttgctcaaaatgcttagtgatatgctccaaagccctcaaccactttctcaattccaaatatgtcctaaacctaaagtcaaactcggccccaccgatttgattcaTCCGGCACCACCAaattcacttgacatagccactgccagaaaccctaatcagttcggtctcaccgatgggatctcggtctcaccgagatggccttgcaaactctttgttgcctgttgcaactatttcggtctcaccgaaatatgcAGTCGGCCCCACGGAGTTTTCCTGGCCAACTCTCtatttgcttattaccaaaatcggtctcaccgagtttgtgtaattggtCAAACCAAGATGAGTTTTTTCCCTAACCCTAGCtcatcggtcccaccaagttgatcatgtcggtcccaccgaaaagcctaacgttcacattttgagctgaatcggtctcaccgagttcatacATTTGATCTGACCGAGTTGGCTCAaatgtgtgtaacagttagattttgtgtggaggctatatatacctcTCCACCCTCCTCTTCATTTGatagagagccatcagaacgttcctacacttccactattcattttctgagagagaaccacctactcatgtgttgagaccaagacattccaatccaaccacaagaatcttgatttctagccttccccaagttgctttccactcaaatcagctttccaccatagccaaatctgtgagagagagttgagtgttggggagactatcatttgaagcacaagagcaaggagttcatcatcaacacaccatctattaccttttggagagtggtgtctcctagattggttaggtgtcacttgggagcctccgtcaagatcgtggagttgaaccaaggagtttgtaagggcaaggagatcgcctacttcgtgaagatctacccaagtgaggcaattccttcgtgggcgatggccatggtgggatagacaaggttgcttctttgtggacccttcgtgggtggagccctccgtggactcgtgcaaccgttacccttcgtgggttgaagtctccaccaacgtggatgtacgatagcaccacctatcggaaccacgccaaaaatctccgtgtctccaactgcgtttgcacactccaatcccatccctttactttcttgcaatttgcatgctttactttccgttactcatatactcttgccatgcttgcttgaaatgtattgtgaatgcttaaacttgtgctaaaactccacctcaacaTGAAGAACTTAAAACCTGCCACTTTtacttgttgagggtctaatcaccccctctagacccctcttctcgatcctttcaattgatctccattgctttggtttaatcaccattggaggaagatggatgagtctacgatgGGGAGTTTTAGACGTAGAGTGCATatgcttgatggagagttctttaatgcttggaaaaatgagatgcttgagattttcaatgaatatcacttgaacaagtacattactagcccttgtgcgtCCCTTGTTGACCCCTTGCGTCCTACCCCCGATGAGTCTCTCGACATGAtccgcaatcttagaactataaatcttatcattagaggattgcctaGAAATTTGATTATATGCTTGCCTACTCTTGAATGTGCTTACACtgtatggagatttcttgaggaacggtTTCCTaactattccttgaaaaatctagatgTGATTCTTCAAAAGTCCATAGCTTTTCATAAAATGAAACCCAGGGATCCTAAATttgatgattgtctatttgagcttcgtaaccttatgcgtgccaaaggagatgttggagtcATTAGTAGCATTATCTCTCAAGTCATTAGAATTCAGAAAGATGCACATTGCCATGGTCATacatctaatgaatcactctctgtaggtgatgatcaatcacaagatgatgttgaacatggataatatgatgaggatgatgatagtgaagTTGATCTCaatgagtctatgagacactttggtcttatggctaacctTCACGGCAGCATGGCTGGAGGAATGGAATcggttcttgatagtggatgtaccaatcACATGACaggagacaaggatatgtttcgtgagcttgctgaaaatgacgggcctcgaaagtatgtcacttttggtgataactcaaaggtaaggtggttggccttggtaaggtggccatctcacatgacagCTCCATCCAAAATgatatgctcgttgaatctcttggctataatttacttttcgtatctagactagccgactttggttttaatgtcctatttactgaagtagattgccaagtgtttcgaagagataATCGTAATATGCtgtttaccggtatacgtagaggtgatctgtacattgttgatttcactaaaaaaggctcaacctagaacctgcttaattgctaaatcatctaaaggttggttgtggcatagaaggttaggtcatgtgggcatgcgaaatcttgataagcttattaaaggtgatcatatccttggagttaaggacgttatatttgacaaggatagactttgtagtgcttgtcaagcaggaaaacaggttggaggaagccaccccgtgaaaaacatcatgaccacgagaagaccgctcgagctgcttcatatggatctttttggtcccaACGCCTACAAAAGTCTCAGTGGTAACTCGTTCGGTTTAGTCATTGTCGATGACTTTTCAAGATTTatgtgggtgttctttcttgatgataaatcgcaggtccaaaagatcttcaagaacttcgctaggaaggcccaaaatcaatttgaagtgaagatcaagaaggttcccAACAacaatggaacggagttcaagaacggtaatgtggacacctttcttgacgaagaagggatttcacatgagttctcggctacgtacacacctcaacaaaatggagttgttgagaggaagaactgaactcttattgagatggcgagaacgatgcttgacgagtacaagacgccaaaacacttttgggcggaagcggttgagacagcttgtcatgcaacaaatcgtctatatcttcacaagctactcggcaagatgtcatacgagcttctcaccggtaacaaaccccaaactctcacacttaccgcgtctacaacaatttcacccgaaaggttgaagagacggtagatgtgaagtttgatgaatctaacggctcgcaagtagagcaattgctgattgatgtaggagacaaagacccttcggaagcaatacaagacttgtctattggcaagattcgcccaacggaggtgaaggagagtacctcgtccgttcaagtggaagcctctacctcacgacaaggtgaaccacgCATTGACTcggaggcatccacaagtgggacacgtCAAGATGAGGGAAACGAtaaagtacaccaagatgaacctcatcaacctccttctccacctccacaagagaacaacaacaccaacaatgaagaaggacaagaggaagaacaagatgatgaagaggatgtttgatgaggacatcaataccattttTACAtgcacagcccctgctgctatacatactggaccaattactagagctcgcgcacgccaattaaattaccaggtacttttgtttcttggtaatgattctaatgttcatgagaatatgatgctgcctaaattggatacatttgttttgcttacaaatgtagggcctagcttggagaagggtgaacattggagcaagaacaagcatggagatgatcgaacgcgcaaggggaacaagaacagagtttcaagtgatgatttcaggactttgaagccaccgtaatgagtgcatgaaggcttggacgaaatatacaagatgccacttcacaaatttcgtccagaggctattataggtgctgtgtcaccttattattgggccaagcccacgtaatttcaaaatacttgagtataggctgtttttagagtccgtatgtgtggggaaacaagagatagggtttgATTCGGACCCCTCcttcaagggccacgaaattcccatctcttcctccatatatatagcccttagggcgtcatttagacttcgggttttgtttagattgaaagttcgccatagctgcaacttcgcatacttcgtttgtgttcaacgaccagaccaagacgtcacagaaccccaccttgatcaataaagctttcatcttgtattcgcaatatccagattgtaatcttagtttcttgcttgttcttcggtTGCTTGCgggaaatagaccttcgtggtcaggttgatcgtgctccggcgtggtcaataacctctcggagttggtttatcgattgctaaggtgcgacgtcctcgcacgttcgtagtcggatcgtcaaagtctactcctctgaaacgataatcaccatctcatcgaaagacgggacaccttagcctctatcaagtggtatcagatttccaggttgctcggtgagattttacagtttttcgtagtttacatcgagtctgttcttcatacctacagttcatgaaaaagccaaaaaaatatttagggttagttcatcatatccaaaCCAATCTGAGCCATTGCATAATCTATTCTGTATTTTCTTTGTGGAACTTGcagttgcatcgtcgtgtcaagttacTGCTCTTAGCGTCTAGttctttagagtttcgagttctgttcacaagttgtcacgccgccgccgcaccatcatcatcgcccctgccTTATACCACCACCACTTATCCGCTATTTCTCTGTGTCCATATACCATCACCGCTCCGAGTCCGTATACCACCACCGCTCCgagtccatataccaccaccgatccgagtccatataccaccaccaatccgagtccatatgccaccaccaatccgagtccacatataccacCGATATACCatcaccagtccgagttccaccagattcatctccgccaccagtcctagtccgagtccagtatTTGTTCCTTTATTTTTGAGTTCCAGATCACGCGATACTACGAGTCATGAACAAGTCAGATCCCCCAACTTCCGTGGCACccgcagaagaaaaatagttccagtttaagaaaaactaagtttggaaaattctggctaggtaGTTTTTAAACCATTTGTagaatttttcaaaaaaaatgttgctgagcaaaaaaaagtgcaaaaaaagtgaaaaaaaagaaaaaaaaatcagagtgtgctcctcccttgtttacgtgcagcgcagTGATTTTGTTAGtattctaggctcgcgtctctagcacggtctagcgtAGGACTAGCACAGTACcgttgtcgggtggtaggtgcgacatatgccaacgagtggcttatcattgtgggagccagtaagacatcgccggtgcctggaaacgggataaggcgaagacatgcacgccggcgaatcttacccaggttcggggctctccgtggagataacacccctaatcctactctgcggggtctccgcatgatcactagatcaatacaagtagctacaagaggctccttgagctgtttggctagaggaagaagaagggcaaggctagctctccttttctctctacgtggtgtctaaaactatatgagatcaaccctttgcatgggtgccctggggggtttatataggcctacccccaggggtacaatggtaatccggctggacgtgggtcctagccgtcagtgtctgtattcgccggcttcaccgccgaccgctggggcctgccgactggtgggtcccgccggctgccggcctcatGGCCaataggccggccccactgcctggGGGTcctgtcggtggctggttactgtagcctcgcctctgatgacgagggctttgtcgaggtaagcatggccacagtgccgccgcctcgcgggctctcactgtagccttacctcgtcttgtctccttaatgacgCACATACTTCGAGGATGGGGGATAGCCGGCTGTTGGGAGCCGGCTATGCCCCAGGCTGACTGGGGGAGGCAtggccgccttcgagcatctctctggctgaaggggcccgccacccgcgggccgtactggcgcctgtcgtgggtggtgtcatggtcaacatggcaacagtgccgcgccggacgggggatggccgacccgtatggcgcactgtggccacgcgtgctccgggattcggggggtggcaggttgtactgtagccacgcctgtcgggtggtaggtgcgacatatgccaacgggtggcttatcattgtgggagccagtaagacgtcgccggtgcctggaaacgggatgaggcgaagacatgcacgccggcgaatcttacccaggttcggggctctccgtggagataacacccctagtcctgctctgcggggtctccgcatgatcactagatcaagacaagtagctacaagtgctccttgagctgtcgggttagagggagaagaagggcaaggctagctctccttttctctctatgtggtgtgtgtaactctatgagatcaaccctttgcatgggtgtcccggggggtttatataggcctacccccaggggtacaatggtaacctggctgggcgcgggtccccgccgtcagtgtctatgctcgccggcttctccgccggtcattggggcccgccggctggtgggtcccgccggctgccggctttttggccggcacgccggccccaccacttgggggctttgtcggcggctggttacagTTGCCTCGcttctgatgatgagggctttgtcgaggtaagcgtggctatagtgtcgccgccttgcgagctctcactatagccttacctcatcttgtctccttaatggggcgcatgcttcgagggagggaggtagccggctattgggagccggccacacccctggccgactagaggaggccaggccgcctttgggtgtctctctggcaaaaggggcccgctgcctgcgggccgtactggcgcctgtcgtgggtgacatcgaggccaacatggctacagtgctgcgccggacgggggatggctggcccgtacggcgccctgtggccatgcctgttccgggattcgggggtagtgggctgtactgcggccacgctcCATCCTATCGCcattatgtgggtacagtcttagcgggtgcagtcttggccggcttctgggagtcagctttcttcatggccggcttctgggagtcggtcctcttggggccggctccctggagtcggctatctcgtatctttcttgggggaggtttatgaggctgggtcgccttctgggagtcggccctgggggtagccggccgggggaaggcggccctatgctttgtatgcttgaaggcttgaatggcctgataatttttcgaagagccggggggagtcggttaggctacccgtggccatttactccgacagtagtccccgaagctgattgggcttcgaggttgagtggaggtcgagaagctcggtcagcttcttatcttgacgagccagcagctgggagccggcttcggttgggcgcgccgtcttggaaAATTCttttaaagtcggaaggcgggagtctgttggcgcgtgcgccgggctgcagaccggccgctcgccgcctgcgaaccacgtggtgTCCCCTGGCTGAagagagcctgccaacccacgcgcgcgacaagacaTCGCCGAAGGTcaagggcccaccactcctacgcctaggcccaggcgcggattctttgcggcccaaagccgtccgcCCGTCTTCCAGTGGCGGTTTCCGCACGtctttagggcgcaataatcgcgggacgtgggggagtgggt contains:
- the LOC109768806 gene encoding uncharacterized protein, translating into MLRENTMASLVFLVALLLSCSSMSSAARYLEEAVPKKEYPPHPIVPELPKPELPPHPVVPELPKPEPPHPLMPEVPHPVVPESPKEPEVPHPVVPEMPKHELPPHPAMPELPKPELPHPAMPEVPKEPEVPHPVVPEVPKEHELPHPVVPEVPKEPEVPHPVVPEVTKEPKVPHPVVPEVPKEHELPHPAMPELPKPEMPHHAVPEVPKEPHVLHPEVPKEPELPHPAVPEVPKHEMPPFPKAELPPKPEFHFPEPEAKP